DNA sequence from the Arthrobacter sp. V1I9 genome:
AACTTCTGGTTGCTCAGCGCCTTGATGGGTGTGGTGTAAAACGCCTTCAGGCCGCGTTCGAGGGCCAGATAGATGGCGAACTCGCCAACAATGGTTTTGCCGGCCCCCGTAGGAGCTGCAACCAGCACGCCCCTGCCCTCCTGCAGGGAGAGGCAGGCTTGCCGCTGGAAGTCATCGAGTTCGAAATCGAGGGTGCGGGAGAAGGCTCCGAGGTATGTGGCTGCCTCTGCCCTTCGTTCAGCGCTGAGACGGTACTTTTCCGCCGGCGTGAGCTCTTCAGGATCGCTCGGACCGGTAGAGAATGGCCTGGGCTGGAACGAACCGTCGGTGGAGGACATACCCCAAGCCTAACGGGCGCTTAGAGGTTCTTCAGCTCACTGCCCGGGGTGGCGACGTCCGCTGTTGCCTCGGTTTCCGCCATCCGCTTGGCCTGCCGGCGTGCCCTGCGCTTGTCGTTCATCAGGCAGACCCCGATGGCGGCGAAAAAGAGCACCAGCAGCGGGCCTGCAAGCATAAACATGGAGATGGCGTCAGCGCCGGGGGCCGCGATGGCCGCCAGGACAAACACCAGGAACACGGTGATGCGCCAGGCCTTGAGGATGGTTTGGCCGGAGATAACTCCGGCCATGTTGATACCTACCAACACGACGGGGACCAGGAAGGCTATGCCCAGCACCAGGACCATGCGGGTCACGAACTCGATGTAGGTGCGCGCATCAATCACGCTGGACGAACCGTCCGGCGTGAACTGGGTCAGGGCCCTGACCACCTGCGGCACCACAAGCCACCCCGCCCAGATACCGGCAAGGAACAGCGGGACGGCAGCGGCCATGTAGCCCAGTGTGTAGCGCCGCTCCTTGGACGTGAGGCCCGGGGTGATGAACGCCCACAGCTGGTAGATCCAGATGGGACTCGAAATGACCACCCCGATGAGGAGCGACATCTGAAGCTTGAAGTCGAACGGAGAGGCGATGGTACCGAAGTTGATCGCCGAGAGCCCGCCGGTCTGCTGGGAGATGCGGTTGACCGGATCAGCCAGCGCCTTCAGCAGCGGATCGTAAAGTATCCAGCCTCCGATGCCGCCAATGACGACGCCGATAGCCGACTTAATCAGCCGGTTCTTCAGCTCTTTGAGGTGGTCCCAAAGAGCCATCCGCCCCTCGGGGTTGGCTTTACGGGCCCGCGACAGTGCCACTGGGGGTCAGGCGCGGTTCGACGGCGGAACGTCAGTGCCGTCGGTCGGCTCGCCGGGCTTCGCCTGGGGGTGGTTCACGATGGTGCCTTCCACCGGGCCTGAGGCGTCAGTGGACTCGGTCTTGCCGTCGTTCTTCATTTCCTTGACTTCGGACTTGATGATCCGCATTGACTGTCCGAGGCTGCGGGCCATGGCCGGAAGCTTGGGTGCGGCGAAAAGAAGCAAAGCAACAACAATGATAATTACGATGGGCCAGGGGCCATCAAAGAGTCTTCCCACGGGAAATCCTTTCGTCTAAGTACATTTTACTTCTAAGTGAAGTCCAGATCGCCGAGTGCCTGCGGCTGGCCCCGGTCCGTCTTGCGCTGCACTCGTTTGAGGCGGCGTTCTTCCCGTCGGAATGACTTGGATGCTTCGTAATCATGTCGCATGACGGTCGGGGAGGCAAAAACTGCGGAACCAGGGTGCGCCTTCGCCGGATCCGGGTCTGTGGCGGGCTGCTCAATGGGGCCCAGTTGCCCCAGCTTGTCGCCTGCGGCCCCCAGATCCTTGAGGGTGGCCATGATCTGGCGGAACAGCCGGATGCCCAACAGGACATAGAAGAGCAGTGACACCGCAACAAGCGCCACCCATATCAGGATCCAGGACCACCAAGGCATGCTGAGAAGTCTAACCGCCGTATCTGGCCAGCGCCGCCGCCAGCCAGGTGCGGGCCGCGTCGGCAAGCTCCGCGGGCGCCAGGATCCGGGCGGAACCGCCATGCTGGGCCACGAACATCGGAAGCCATGCCGTGTTGCCGAACCGTATCTCAGCCACCAGCCCGCCGTCGTCGAGCTCTGCGGTGCGTTCCGCGTAGTAGTCGTCCGCGAGCCCCCTCCCCTGCCGGGTGAGCTGGACGGTGACGATCGTATCGTCGTCCTTGGCGGTGAAGAGTTTGGCCGGAACCCCCTTGGCGGGCGTGGTCCCTGCCGGCACGGGCCGGCCATTCGGGTGGATGTCCTGAACGCGGTCCAGGCGGAAGTTCCTCAGCCCTTCCACGGAGTGGCAATAGGCCTCGAAGTACCAGATGTTGTCCAGGGAGTAGAGGCGCAGCGGGTCCACGTCGCGTTCCGAGACGCTGTCCCGCTGCGGAGCCAGGTACCTCAGGCGCAGCTGGGACCCCGACTCGATGGCCTGCCGTACGGTGGCGTGCGTTGCGGCATCAGCAGGCGCCACTTCCGGCCCGGCAAGGGAGGCTGCACGTAGCCCCTCCTCGCCGGCGGCCGCCAGGAGCTTAAGCGTTACTGATTCCAAGGCGCCGCCCTCTGCTACCTCCGGCAGGCTGTTCAGCGTCTCCAACCCGGCCAGGAGGGCGCAGGCCTCCTCCACGGTGAAGCGGACAGGTTGGGTCAGGTCCAGGTCCTGGGTGATGTAGACGTGGTCGTCCTCCCACTGGATGTCCAGCAGGTCGTCGGGGTATCCCTCCGGCAGGCCGGAACAAATGAGGATCTGCAGATCATCCTCCAGTTCCTTCCTGCTGATGCCGAAGCGATCAGCAACATCCTGAATGTGCAGGCCCTGATTGTGCACCAGGAAGGGCACCAGCTGGAGCATCCGCTTGAGCTGGTCCTCCGAGGTGCGCGCGCGGACGGGACGGGCGGGCACAGCCGCGAACTGGAACTGGGGAACGGCGGCGGCGCTGAAGTCAGCTGCGGCGCGGAGCCTGCGCCGCACGGCATGGGCCAGTTCGGCGGGAGCCGCGGCCAGGGCGTCAGGGCCATAGGACGCCAGCTCTTCAGCCATGACCTCCGGGTCCCGGTACTGCAGGCTGATCCGCTCGTAGCCGGCTTCGGGTTGCTGGAACGGGGTATTGTCCTTGGCAGCGTCCGGCGCATTGCCACTTTCAACGGCGCGGCGGCGCAAAGCCAGCAGGCGCCCCTCCCGGACGTCCACGACGGCGGTGCGCAGCGGCAGCTCCGGCAGGCGGTCCAGTTCCTGCCGGATGTTGAAGTCGCGCGGGGGCGTGAATTCCTCCCGTTCAAGGGTGGTGACCGCACTGGTGAAGCGGGAGAGCCGGAAATGGCGGGGTGCCTTCCGGGCCCGGTCGTAGCCCGCGAGGTACCAGTGCCCGAAACGGCTTCCCAGGCCCCAAGGCTCGACGGTCCGTTGTTCCTCGGTTCCGGTGCTGCCGGCAAGGTAGGTGAACGCGACGGGGTGCTTGGCATGCATCGCTGCAACCAGGTCGTCGAAGGCCTGGCCGGCGGGCTTGATCCTGGGTTGGACCCCGGCGGGCAGTTGGACGTCCGCCATGGCACCGGACGCCTGCAGCTTCCGCAGCGCACTCTGGGCGGCTGTGCCCAAGGCTGCGCGCTCCCAGAGTTGGGAGGCCAGGAGAAGTACTGTCCACTCCTCCGGTCCGAGCTGGACGTCCGGCAGGCGGTTGGATTCCTTGCCGATGCGGTAGCGGGTGGTGGCGGGGTCATCCTCGCTCCAGCCCAGGTCGGTCAGGGTTTCGACGTCGAACCCGAATTTGCGAAGGTCGCTTTTGTCCCGTTCGAACATGCGGCCGAAGGATGCCTCATTGCCGGGGGTGTCACGGTAGATCGTTTCGCGCAGTTCACTGCGGCGCAGGCCGTACCTGGTGTTGAGCAGGGCGATCAGCAGGTTCAGGAGGCGTTCAGTACGGGATGCGGACACCCTCGTTACGTTACTAAACTCCGTGCCGGAACGCAGGAAGCGCGGCAGCAACAGGATGTGATGGTCCTGTTCCTGCCGCGCTCCTGGCGGATTGCTGTGCCTGTGGTCAGCGAACGCCCACGAGGTCAACCACGAAGATCAGGGCTTCGTTGGGTTTGATGGCTCCACCGGCGCCCCGGGAACCGTAGGCAAGCTCGGAGGGGATTTCGAGGCGGCGGCGGCCACCTACCTTCATGCCCAGGAGGCCCTGGTCCCAGCCCTGGATGACCTGGCCGACTCCGACGCGGAAGTCCAGCGGCGCACCGCGGCCCCAGGAGGCGTCGAATTCTTCACCGGTGGACCAGGCTACGCCCACGTAGTGGGTGGAAACCGTGTCTCCGGCCGTGGCTTCGCGGCCGTCGCCTTCGATGAGGTCGGTGATGACGAGTTCCGTGGGGACATCGCCCTCGGGGAAATCGATTTCGGGCTTCTGGCGGTCAAAATCGCGCTGTCCAAAAGACATGGTTGCTCCTAGGTGTTTGGCAGATGATGTGCTGCTGTTGGATGCCGCGGCGGGGGCCGGGCCTGTTGCCATTGTTGCTACTTGGCTCCGAGGATGTCCACTACGAAGACAAGGTCGCCCTTGGCCTCGCCCTGGCCGGCATCGCCGTAGGCCAGGTCCTTGGGGATGACCAGCAGGACGCGTGAGCCCACGGTCTTGCCGGCAAGGCCCTGGGTCCAGCCCTTGATGACGCCGGTCAGCGGGAAGCTCGCAGGCTCGCCCCGGTCAAAGCTCGAGTCGAATTTTTTGCCGCCCACGAGGGTGACGCCGACATAGTTCACTGTCAGGGTGTCAGATTCCTTAACGGTGGCGCCGTTGCCCTTGATGAGGTCCTGGGATACCAGCGCGGTGGGAGCGGCGACACCCTTGACGTTGATCTCGGGGATGCCGTCTTTCTCGGTGACGGTAGGCAGGCCGGCGGGCGGGGTCACCGTTTCACCTTCGGGCTTCTCCAGCGCAGGGGTTACGTCCGAAGCGGAAAGCACCTTGATAATGAGGAGCTGCGTGGGCTCGGTTGCGGCTGACGGGCTCGGGCTGGCACCGCCGGAGGGGCTGGGGGCAGCAGCAGCGGCCCGACCGGGAACGGCGAGGGCAAGGCTGGAACCGACCTTGGCGCCAACTAATGCGTTGTAAATGACCTCGCTGCCGGTTTTCAGTTCCTCGTTGAGCTCCAGGGGCTCGGGCTCCCTGGGGAAGGTGTCCTCGAGCGTGGATCCGTCCGTGGCATTCAGGGCAAGGATGGAGATGTTGGCAATTTGGTTTGCCTTCACCGCCTCGCCGTCACCCTCGGTGACCACTTTGATGGTGGGTTCAGCGACTTCGAGCGGCTTGGCGAATTCCACGCCGGGAGCTTTTTTGTCCCCGTTGTCGGTCAGTTTGAGGGAGTCGAACTTCGCAGTCTCACCAGCAGACTTGCTGGTGGGCTCCGACTCTGTTGTCGAACCGCCACAGGCGGTCAGCATCAGCAAAGCGGGAAGAAGGAGTGCTAGTAGTCGGCGCACGTAAGAGAACTTTCGTCGGGGCAAGATGGAGGCGGTGATCCGCAGCTCGGCGGGCGGCACCGCGTGCAGGCCCTCGAAAGGGCTCTATCCAGAATAGCCCCTGAAGCTGGGTGTCAGCCCATAGAGTCAAGAAGGGCATCCACGCGGTCATCGACGCTGCGGAACGGATCCTTGCACAGGATGGTCTGGTGCGCCCGGTCGTTCAGTTTCAGGTGCACCCAGTCCACGGTGTAGTCCCGGCCCAACTCCTGCGCCCGCCGGACAAAGTCGCCGCGGAGCTTCGCGCGGGTGGTCTGGGGCGGCGCGTCGACGGCGTCCTTGATGACCGTGTCGTCCACGATGCGCCGCACGGCCCCACGGGACTGCAGCAGGTAGTACAGGCCGCGGCTTCTGGAGATGTCGTGGTACGTCAGGTCGAGCTGGGCTATCCGTGGGGCGTCCAGGCCGAGGCCGTGACGTTCCCGGTATTTGTCCATCAACTTCTTCTTGATGGCCCAGTCGATCTCGGTGTCGATGCCGCGGGTGTCGCCGCTTTCGATCGCCTTCAGCGTGCGTTCCCAGAGGTCGAGGATCACCGGAACGTGGGGGTTGTGGGGGCCGTGTTCCTTGACGAACGCTGTTACTTTTGTGAGGTACTCCTGCTGGATCTCCAGTGCGGTGAGTTGGCGTCCATTGGCGAGCCGGACCAGCGCCCGGCCGCTGAGGTCGTGCGAAATCTCGCGGATGCTGCGGATGGGGTTTTCCATCCGCATGTCGCGCATGATGACTCCGGCCTCGATCATTCTCAGGACGAGGTCCACCGTGCCCACCTTCATCAGGGCAGTGGCTTCAGACATGTTGGAATCGCCGACGATAACGTGAAGCCTGCGGTAGAACTCGGCATCCGCGTGCGGTTCATCCCGGGTGTTGATGATGGGCCGGGACCGGGTGGTGGCTGAGGACACGCCCTCCCAGATATGGTCCGCCCGCTGGGAAAAGGCGAAGGTTGCCCCGTGCGGCGTTTTCAGGATCTTCCCGGCGCCGGCGATGAGTTGCCTGGTGACCAGGAAGGGGATCAGGATCTCGGCCAGCCGGGAGAACTCTCCCCGGCGGGGAATAAGGTAATTTTCGTGACTGCCGTAGGAGTTCCCGGCGGAGTCCGTGTTGTTCTTGAACAGGTAGACGGTGCCGTTGAACCCCTCGGCGGCGAGGCGTGCCTGTGCCTCGTCCACGAGGTCGTCGAGGATCAGCTCCCCGGCCCGGTCGTGGGCGATCAACTGCGCGAGGTCGTCACACTCGGCCGTGGCGTACTCGGGATGGGACCCAACATCGAGGTACAGCCTGGAGCCGTTCGTAAGGAAAACGTTGGATGAACGGCCCCAGCTGACCACCTTGCGGAAGAGGTACCGGGCCACCTCCTCCGGGGCAAGAGGCCTCGAGTCGGGGCTGGAATAGGAGATCCCAAATTCCGTTTCGATGCCGAAGATTCTCTTGTCCATCTGTCCTCCTAGGCCAGCAGTGCAGTGATATCCGCGTCATCAAGCCGGCGGAAGGCGCGCCGCGAGCCGCGCGAGGTCTGGGACGACCTGTACAGGACGGCAACTTCCACAGCCTTCGGGGGAAGGGCCTTCGGCTGTTCGCCGCTCTCGGCCGCCGGAACCAATGCCCCCATTGCAAGGCGCAGGGCCTCGGCAAAGCTCAATGAACTGCGCCAGCCGTCCTCAATGGCTGCGGACACCTTGTCTGCTTGCCCGCCCATCACGACAAACTGGTGCTCGTCGGCGATGGAGCCGTCGAAGGTCAGGCGGTAGAGATGGTCCTCCGCCTGGGTAGGACCTACCTCCGCTACTGCGAGTTCAACCTCGAACGGCTTCTGCTCCGCGGTGAACACGGCGCCGAGGCTTTGTGCATAAACACTGGCGAGGCCGCGGGCGGTAACGTCCTCCCGGTCGTAGGAGTAGCCCCGGACGTCCGCGTACCTGACCCCGGCCTGCCGAAGGCTCTCAAATTCGTTGTACTTCCCGACGGCGGCGAACGCTATCTTGTCGTAGATCTCGCCAATCTTGTGCAGGGACGGCGACGGATTCTCGGCCACCAGCGCAATGCCGTCGGCGCAACTGATGACAGCAACGGACCTGCCGCGGGCTATGCCCTTCCGTGCGAAATCCGCACGGTCCTTCATCAGTTGTTCAGGCGATACGTAAAACTGCTGGGTCATGTCAAGCCTCCCGTCCGGCGCTGGTGCGGGCTTCGATGACAGTATGCGCGGCCGCGGCGAGCACGTTTTCGGCAACCCGCCGTGCCCCGGCCCGGTCCACGGTGTAGATGACCGGCCATAGCTGACGGACTGTGTCCGGTCCTCCCGTGGCGGAATCGTCGTCCGCCGCATCGTAGAGGGCTTCGACGGCGACGGAGACCGCTTCCGCCTCGCTCAGGTTTGGCCGCCACAGCTTCTTCAGGGCTCCACGGGCAAAAACGGAGCCGGAGCCGACCGTATGGTGCTCGTGTTCCTCGTACCGGCCGCCGGTGACGTCATAGGAGAAGAGCCTTCCCACGCCGGCGCCGGTATCGAACCCGGCGAAGAGCGGCACAACGGCGAGTCCCTGCATGGCGAGGGGCAGGTTGCCGCGGATCATCGCTCCGAGCCTGTTGGCCTTACCCTCCAGGCTAAGAAGGGTGCCCTCAATCTTCTCGTAGTGCTCGAGTTCCACCTGGAAGAGACGGGTGAGGTCAATGGCTATGCCGGCAGTGCCCGCGATGCCCAGGACGGAGTAACGGTCGGCGGGAAAAACTTTCTCAATGTGCCTGCTGGCGATCACATTGCCCATGGTGGCCCGCCTGTCCCCCGCCATCAGCACCCCGCCGGCGTAGCTCATGGCCACAATGGTGGTGGCGTGCGGAACCTGCAGCGGCGCGGTTCCGGGCGCAGCGGACTGAACTCCCCTGTTGTACGGCAGGAGTTCGGGCCGGTCCCGCTGCAGATGTTCCGTAAAGGACGAGGTGGCGTTGGCGGCTACCTGGTGGGCGGTTGATTCCTGCACTCATGCACTCCTTGAACGTAATTCTTCAACGTCGGTACAGATTCCGGCCGTCCGCGGCTTCCGCCACCTGCCGGGTCCCGGTTACTGACCGCCCTTTTGGACGAATGCGCGTACGAATTCCTCGGCGTTGGATTCGAGAACTCCGTCGATCTCGTCGAGGAGGTCGTCCACGCCTTCGGTTGATGCTGATGCCTGCGCTTCAGGCGGCGCCGGCGGGGCCTCGGGAATGTCCTCGTCGACCTGGCTGTCGCGCGATTGCGGCTGCTGCTGCTCCTGGCCTGCCATTGTTACCTCTCCCTTTCCTGCCGTCGGATCCGGCGGATCCTCCGATATGCCCATCCTGCCACGATGCAGGCCGTCCGGCGCGGTTTATGCCGCAGGCGGAGCGCTGTTGTGTCCCAGGAGCTCCGCGAGGAACGGGCCCGCTTCCCGGTAGCGCTGGAACAACGCTCCGGTCAGGGCTTTGGTTCCCCGAAGAGGCTCCCTGGTAGGCACTCGCTGGAGCCTGCCGTAGCCCGGGACGTCGAAGATCACTGAGTCCCAGCTGGCACCTACTACGTCCTTGCCGAAGTTGCTGATGCACTTTCCGCGGAAGAACGCACGGGTGTCCGGCGGCGGCTCGCCCACGGCAGCCGCTATGGCGCCGTCGTCGACAATCCTGTCCATGCGGTTCCTGGCAAGGAACCGGTAGTAGAGGCCCTTTTCCGGCCTGATGTCCGCCCACTGGAGATCAATGAGCCCGAGCCGGGCGTCGTTCCACGCCAGGCCGTCGCGATCCCTGTAACCCTCGAGGAGCGAGAGCTTGGCCAGCCATTCCACCGAGCTGGCCGCCGCGGCCTTGTCGCTGTCCAGCTGCGTAAGTACGGTGGCCCAGCGGTCCAGGACGTCATGGGTGTGCCCGTCGCCGTCGATGGCATCACCGACACCTGTATCCTGCGCCAGCTTGGCGGCTGCTTCGTGGTACATCCACTGGAGGTCGAGTGCCGTCACGCGACGGCCGTCCAGCAGCCGCATGGTTGCGGTGAGGGACGTATCGTGGCTCACCGTTTGGAGGGCGGCCACCGGCTCGTAAACCTCAATCTTTGGCGCGAGCCCCGCCTCGATGAGGCTGAGGACCATGGCCGTGGTCCCGAACTTCAGGTAATTAGAGACCTGGCTGAGGTTGGCATCGCCAATGATGACGTGCAGGCGGCGGTATTTGTCGGCCGTCGCGTGCGGCTCGTCCCGGGTGTTGATGATGGGACGGCGGATGGTGGTTTCGAGGCCCACTTCTGCCTCGAAGAAATCGGCCCGCTGGCTGATCTGGTAGCCAGGGGTGGAAGCGTCCTGGCCGATCCCCACCCTGCCGGACCCGCAAAGGATCTGGCGGCTGATGAAGAATGGCGTCAAGCCGCGAACGATGTCCCCAAACGGAACGGAGCGGGGCATGAGGTAGTTTTCATGTGACCCGTAGGACACCGATTTGTTGTCTGTGTTGTTTTTGTAGAGGTTCACCTGTGGCAGGTCGGGGTCCAAGGCCAGACGCCGTACTGTTGCCAGCGCAACGAGGTCACCCGCGGCGTCCCACGTGACGGCATCATGCGGGTTCGTCACCTCAGGGCTTGAATACTCGGGGTGGGCGTGGTCCACGTACAGCCTGGCACCATTACCCAGGACCATGTTCATCAGGAGGGTTCCGGACTCATCCTGCCCGTCGAGCTCCAGTTCCTCCCTGCCGTAGGCCAGTGCCACTGCTTCCGCGTCCAGCACCGGCGGCTGGTCGGTCAGCTGGCTGGGGTGGGCCGAGCCCCTGTCCACTGTCCAGCCCCTCGCGTCGTGAAGGGGCTCTTCGTCGGTGTAGTCCCACCGCGTTTCCGCTCCGCCGGCGGCACGCTGGCGTGTCACCTGGGCATAGGCCTGGACCACCCGCGCGCTCATCATGGTTGCGTTCGCCGACGGGGCGGACGGGGCATGGATCCCGTATTCGGTTTCTGCTCCCATGACACGCATGGCCCCGCCCGCGGGGAGGGCGCCCCCGGCGGCGGGCTCCGGCGCAGCCGTCACAGATACTGCCCTGTGGTGGGCATCGTTTCGATCGATTTTCCAGGCTCCTGGCCGGCCTTGCCCTGGACGATGGTGCGGATGTACGTGATCCGCTCACCCTTCTTGCCGGAGATCCGGGCCCAGTCGTCCGGATTGGTGGTGTTCGGCATGTCCTCGTGTTCACGGAACTCGTCCACCACGGCCCGCAGCAGGTGCTCGATCCGCAGCCCCTTTTGGTGCGTGGTGAGCAGGTCCTTGATGGCGTACTTCTTGGCCCGGTCCACCACGTTCTGCACTACGGCACCGGAGTTGAAGTCCTTGAAGTAGAGCATTTCGGTGTCGCCGTTGGCGTACGTGACTTCCAGGAACTCATTTGATTTGTCCGTGGAGTACATGGCTTCCACCGTGCGCTGGACCATTGCGTCCACCGTGGCCTGGACGTCGCCGTCGTGCTCTGCAAGGTCAGACTCGTGGAACGGCAGATCCGTGGTGATGTACTTGTTGAAAATGTCCGCAGCAGCCTCGGCATCCGGGCGGTGGATCTTGACCTTAACGTCCAGCCGGCCGGGCCGAAGGATGGCCGGATCAATCATGTCCTCCCGGTTGGACGCGCCGATGACGATGACGTTGTCCAGCCGCTCCACGCCGTCGATCTCACTCAGCAGCTGGGGCACGATGGTTGTTTCGACGTCGGAGGAAATGCCGGTGCCGCGGGTGCGGAACAGCGAATCCATCTCATCAAAAAACACCACTACGGGGCTGCCGTCCGAGGCCTTTTCGCGGGCGCGGGAGAAAATGAGCCGGATATGGCGCTCCGTCTCGCCCACATACTTGTCCAGGAGCTCGGGGCCCTTGATGTTGAGGAAGTAGCTTTTCAGGTCCACGTTTCCGGAGCGTTCGGCGGCACGGGCGGCAAGCGAATTGGCAACGGCCTTGGCGATGAGGGTCTTACCGCAGCCGGGAGGGCCGTACAGCAGGATGCCCTTGGGTGCCTTCAGGCCGTGTTCCCGGTAAAGGTCCGGGTGCAGGAACGGTAGTTCGACGGCGTCGCGGATCTGTTCGATCTGGGGCCCCAGTCCGCCGATGTCCTCGTAGGTGATGTCCGGGACCTCCTCCAGGACCAGGTTTTCCACCTCCGACCGCGGCACTTTTTCAAGTGCGTAGCCGGTCCTCGAGTCGATGGAGAGGGCGTCGCCCACCCGGAGCTTTTCGGCCAGGAGGGCACCGGAAAGCCGGACCACCCGCTCCTCATCGGCACGCCCCACCACGAGGACGCGGTCGGAGCCGAGCATCTCCTTGAGCGTGGCCAGCTCGCCTGCACGCTCGTAACCGAGTCCGGCGACGACGAGGAGCGCCTCGTTCAGGAGGACCTCCTGGCCCACGGCCAGTTGGTTGATGTTCACCAGCGGGCTGATGCCCACGCGCATTTTCCGGCCGGCGTTGAAGATGTCCACTGATTCTTCAGTGGCGGCCTGCCCGCTGCTGCCCGACGAGGGCTGCCTGCGCGGGTTCAGCTGAAGAATGGTGCCGAAGCTGTAGGGAGGCTGTCCTTCCTGGTCCAAGGCGTTTTTCAGCCGAAGGATCTCGGCCTTCGCGGCCTCAAGCATCGTAACCAGCTTGGTGTTGTTCTGCGTTGCCGCAGCCAGCTGGCGGTCGATGTGCCTGAGCTTGTCCCTGAGGATGTTGACCTGGCGGTCCGCAACCGAGAGGTCGTTGGCGGCAGACTGCTCTGCCGGTGTACGTCCGGAGTCCTGGTTTGGCGTCTCCATGATGTATCAGCCCCTTCCTGCGCTTCTATTAAGACCTTAGTCCCAAGATGGCAGGTAGGGAGGGAGACTCCCGAAATATGGACTAGTTCGTGATCTCCGGGGTGTCCTTGACGTTGGTGCCCGCTATGGCATCGCGGGCGGCGCGCCGAAGCTTCTTGTCGGAGACCAGCCGCTCCCCCACAGCACCCGGCGTCCAGGCGTTGACGTCCTCTTCGTTGAAGTCTGTCTTGGAGGGGCGCCGCTTGACGGAGATGCCGGTGACGCCGTCGGCCAGCCGGCGCGTGACCAACAGGAACCCCGTGTGGGCCACCATGCGATGGTCCGGGCGGACGGCAAGGCCCTCGAGGTGCCAGCCGCGGACCATGGACTCCCAGGCGTCGGGCTCCGTGAAGCGGCCGTCTGCGCGGATGGCCTCGGCCGTCCGGGAGAGCTGCGTGACGGTAGCCACATAGTTGATCCACACGCCGCCCGGCGCCAGGACTGTAGCCACGGCATCGAGGCACTCCCAAGGCGCCAGCATGTCCAGTACCACGCGGTCCACCGAGCCGGGCGCCTCGCTCCGCACAACTTCCTCCTGGAAGTCACCCAGGGAGATCTGCCAGGCGGGGTGCGGGCCGCCGAAGATGGTCTCTACGTTCCCGCGGGCGATGTCCGCGAACTCTTCACGCCGTTCAAAGGAGTGCAGGTAGCCATTGTCTCCAACAGCCCGCAGGAGGGAGATGGAGAGGGCGCCGGAGCCAACGCCCGCCTCCACTACCCGGGCGCCCGGGAAGATGTCGGCCATGGTGACGATCTGCCCGGCGTCCTTCGGGTAAACCACGGCAGCGCCGCGGGGCATGGAGAGGACGAAATCAGAGAGGAGGGGGCGGAGGGTCTGGTACTGCTGGCCAA
Encoded proteins:
- the tatC gene encoding twin-arginine translocase subunit TatC; amino-acid sequence: MALWDHLKELKNRLIKSAIGVVIGGIGGWILYDPLLKALADPVNRISQQTGGLSAINFGTIASPFDFKLQMSLLIGVVISSPIWIYQLWAFITPGLTSKERRYTLGYMAAAVPLFLAGIWAGWLVVPQVVRALTQFTPDGSSSVIDARTYIEFVTRMVLVLGIAFLVPVVLVGINMAGVISGQTILKAWRITVFLVFVLAAIAAPGADAISMFMLAGPLLVLFFAAIGVCLMNDKRRARRQAKRMAETEATADVATPGSELKNL
- the tatA gene encoding Sec-independent protein translocase subunit TatA; its protein translation is MGRLFDGPWPIVIIIVVALLLFAAPKLPAMARSLGQSMRIIKSEVKEMKNDGKTESTDASGPVEGTIVNHPQAKPGEPTDGTDVPPSNRA
- a CDS encoding YafY family protein; translation: MSASRTERLLNLLIALLNTRYGLRRSELRETIYRDTPGNEASFGRMFERDKSDLRKFGFDVETLTDLGWSEDDPATTRYRIGKESNRLPDVQLGPEEWTVLLLASQLWERAALGTAAQSALRKLQASGAMADVQLPAGVQPRIKPAGQAFDDLVAAMHAKHPVAFTYLAGSTGTEEQRTVEPWGLGSRFGHWYLAGYDRARKAPRHFRLSRFTSAVTTLEREEFTPPRDFNIRQELDRLPELPLRTAVVDVREGRLLALRRRAVESGNAPDAAKDNTPFQQPEAGYERISLQYRDPEVMAEELASYGPDALAAAPAELAHAVRRRLRAAADFSAAAVPQFQFAAVPARPVRARTSEDQLKRMLQLVPFLVHNQGLHIQDVADRFGISRKELEDDLQILICSGLPEGYPDDLLDIQWEDDHVYITQDLDLTQPVRFTVEEACALLAGLETLNSLPEVAEGGALESVTLKLLAAAGEEGLRAASLAGPEVAPADAATHATVRQAIESGSQLRLRYLAPQRDSVSERDVDPLRLYSLDNIWYFEAYCHSVEGLRNFRLDRVQDIHPNGRPVPAGTTPAKGVPAKLFTAKDDDTIVTVQLTRQGRGLADDYYAERTAELDDGGLVAEIRFGNTAWLPMFVAQHGGSARILAPAELADAARTWLAAALARYGG
- a CDS encoding FKBP-type peptidyl-prolyl cis-trans isomerase; its protein translation is MSFGQRDFDRQKPEIDFPEGDVPTELVITDLIEGDGREATAGDTVSTHYVGVAWSTGEEFDASWGRGAPLDFRVGVGQVIQGWDQGLLGMKVGGRRRLEIPSELAYGSRGAGGAIKPNEALIFVVDLVGVR
- a CDS encoding FKBP-type peptidyl-prolyl cis-trans isomerase, which translates into the protein MRRLLALLLPALLMLTACGGSTTESEPTSKSAGETAKFDSLKLTDNGDKKAPGVEFAKPLEVAEPTIKVVTEGDGEAVKANQIANISILALNATDGSTLEDTFPREPEPLELNEELKTGSEVIYNALVGAKVGSSLALAVPGRAAAAAPSPSGGASPSPSAATEPTQLLIIKVLSASDVTPALEKPEGETVTPPAGLPTVTEKDGIPEINVKGVAAPTALVSQDLIKGNGATVKESDTLTVNYVGVTLVGGKKFDSSFDRGEPASFPLTGVIKGWTQGLAGKTVGSRVLLVIPKDLAYGDAGQGEAKGDLVFVVDILGAK
- the pafA gene encoding Pup--protein ligase, which produces MDKRIFGIETEFGISYSSPDSRPLAPEEVARYLFRKVVSWGRSSNVFLTNGSRLYLDVGSHPEYATAECDDLAQLIAHDRAGELILDDLVDEAQARLAAEGFNGTVYLFKNNTDSAGNSYGSHENYLIPRRGEFSRLAEILIPFLVTRQLIAGAGKILKTPHGATFAFSQRADHIWEGVSSATTRSRPIINTRDEPHADAEFYRRLHVIVGDSNMSEATALMKVGTVDLVLRMIEAGVIMRDMRMENPIRSIREISHDLSGRALVRLANGRQLTALEIQQEYLTKVTAFVKEHGPHNPHVPVILDLWERTLKAIESGDTRGIDTEIDWAIKKKLMDKYRERHGLGLDAPRIAQLDLTYHDISRSRGLYYLLQSRGAVRRIVDDTVIKDAVDAPPQTTRAKLRGDFVRRAQELGRDYTVDWVHLKLNDRAHQTILCKDPFRSVDDRVDALLDSMG
- the prcA gene encoding proteasome subunit alpha — encoded protein: MTQQFYVSPEQLMKDRADFARKGIARGRSVAVISCADGIALVAENPSPSLHKIGEIYDKIAFAAVGKYNEFESLRQAGVRYADVRGYSYDREDVTARGLASVYAQSLGAVFTAEQKPFEVELAVAEVGPTQAEDHLYRLTFDGSIADEHQFVVMGGQADKVSAAIEDGWRSSLSFAEALRLAMGALVPAAESGEQPKALPPKAVEVAVLYRSSQTSRGSRRAFRRLDDADITALLA
- the prcB gene encoding proteasome subunit beta, which produces MQESTAHQVAANATSSFTEHLQRDRPELLPYNRGVQSAAPGTAPLQVPHATTIVAMSYAGGVLMAGDRRATMGNVIASRHIEKVFPADRYSVLGIAGTAGIAIDLTRLFQVELEHYEKIEGTLLSLEGKANRLGAMIRGNLPLAMQGLAVVPLFAGFDTGAGVGRLFSYDVTGGRYEEHEHHTVGSGSVFARGALKKLWRPNLSEAEAVSVAVEALYDAADDDSATGGPDTVRQLWPVIYTVDRAGARRVAENVLAAAAHTVIEARTSAGREA